The genomic DNA CACGTCGCCGGCCGGCATACCGGGGATGGCGCCGCCGAACTGGCGCGCCGTGGCGAGCGCCGCCGCCATCAGATCGGGGCCTGCCAGCGGGCGCGCGGCGTCGTGGACGAGCACCACGTCGACGTCCCCGGACTCGATGTCCGGGGCGAGATGATTCAGCACGTTCCACTCGGAGCCGTGCCGGGTATCCCCGCCCTCGACCAGTTCGATTGCGGCCGAATCGACTTCGGCGGCCAGCATGCGCTCCGCGGTGGCGCGTTCACCGCGGCGGTACACCAGCACCACCCGGTCCACCCCCGGTGCGGCCGCGACGGCGTTCACCGACCACGACACCATGCTGCGGCCGGCCAACGGCAGGTACGCCTTGTTGCCGTCGGCGCCGACGCGGGTCCCCATGCCCGCCGCCAGCACGAC from Mycolicibacterium arabiense includes the following:
- a CDS encoding IspD/TarI family cytidylyltransferase; this encodes MRSTTGPAAVGVVLAAGMGTRVGADGNKAYLPLAGRSMVSWSVNAVAAAPGVDRVVLVYRRGERATAERMLAAEVDSAAIELVEGGDTRHGSEWNVLNHLAPDIESGDVDVVLVHDAARPLAGPDLMAAALATARQFGGAIPGMPAGDVFRDDGDRPSRVPGALVRVQTPQAFHARPLLAAYRAAAAEGFDGTDTSACIQRFTDVDVHVFPGPPTNFKVTFPHDVAVAAHLLGDDA